In the genome of Mucilaginibacter sp. 14171R-50, the window GGCTGATGGTAATATTGAAGACATCATCAAAAATATTTCGAAGTTCCCGACCGCCGTGCGCAACAACGGTGGCGGCCACTATAACCACTCTTTATTCTGGACCATATTATCGCCGAATGGTGGTGGCGAGCCTGCTGGCGCGCTGGCCGATGCTATCAAAAGCACTTTCGGTTCGTTTGCCGATTTTAAAACTAAGGTATCAGAAGCGGGTGCTACCCGTTTTGGATCGGGCTGGGCGTGGTTAATTGTAACAGCCGATAAAAAGCTGGCAATAACATCAACCCCTAACCAGGATAACCCTTTAATGGATATTGCCGAAGTAAAAGGCACACCAATTTTGGGTATCGACGTATGGGAACACGCGTATTACTTAAAATACCAGAACCGCCGCCCCGATTACCTGGCCGCAATCTGGAATGTGATTAACTGGAACCACGTTTCGGAATTATATACAAAAGCCATTGCTTAAACCCACAAGCCCTGCGCTAATGGCGAGGGTTTAACTACAGAGCGGCAGTTGGAAACAATCTGCCGCTTTTTTTATTTTTATTTTACACACCACGCCGTCGCCCGCAATGGCGTGGATTGACTATTACACTATGAAAGCCGTTGTATTAGAATCAGCAGAAAACCCTCTGGTTATAAAAGATGTTGCCAAACCCACGCCCGGCGCGGGAGAAGTATTGGTGCAGGTAAAAGCTGCTGCCCTAAACCGCCGCGACTGGTGGATAACCCAGGGCAAGTATGCCGGAATAAAATATCCAACCATATTGGGCGCTGATGGTGCAGGAGTTGTAAGCGATGCCGGTGATGGCGCTAAAGAATGGCTGGGCAAAGAAGTGATCATTAACCCATCACACAACTGGGGCGAACATGCGGAGTTTCAATCGAAAGAATTTAAAATACTGGGCTTGCCCGATGATGGAACTATGGCCGAGTATGTTTTGGTAAAGGCGGAGTACCTTTATTCAAAACCGGCGCATTTGACATTTGAGCAGGCATCAGCGCTGCCTTTAGCGGGTATAACATCGTACCGCGCATTATTTACAAAAGCACATATTAAAAAGGGCGATAAGGTGCTGATCGTTGGTGTAGGCGCAGGCACGGGCACTTTTTTGCTGCAATTTGCTTTGGCCGCCGGCGCCAAGGTTTTTGTAACATCAGGCACCGGCGAGAAGATAGAACAGGCCAG includes:
- a CDS encoding superoxide dismutase, encoding MAFTLPALPYATDALEPHIDKATMEIHHGKHHQAYVTNLNKALEGKPEADGNIEDIIKNISKFPTAVRNNGGGHYNHSLFWTILSPNGGGEPAGALADAIKSTFGSFADFKTKVSEAGATRFGSGWAWLIVTADKKLAITSTPNQDNPLMDIAEVKGTPILGIDVWEHAYYLKYQNRRPDYLAAIWNVINWNHVSELYTKAIA
- a CDS encoding zinc-binding dehydrogenase, which codes for MKAVVLESAENPLVIKDVAKPTPGAGEVLVQVKAAALNRRDWWITQGKYAGIKYPTILGADGAGVVSDAGDGAKEWLGKEVIINPSHNWGEHAEFQSKEFKILGLPDDGTMAEYVLVKAEYLYSKPAHLTFEQASALPLAGITSYRALFTKAHIKKGDKVLIVGVGAGTGTFLLQFALAAGAKVFVTSGTGEKIEQARQLGACAGVNYKAQDWAQELKHFAGGGFDIIVDSALGPDFARMPDLCNPGGRIVFFGGTAGNIPELNARPIFWKQLQIIGTTMGTQQDFKAMLDFVNLHKIVPVVDDVYPLADASKAFDKMGAATQFGKIVIKI